One Acidicapsa ligni genomic region harbors:
- a CDS encoding polysaccharide pyruvyl transferase family protein: protein MGIFAKFKQYYDEAYCLNHFPSSRELFAAKRVYFYYGFLGDRNFGDELVFDAARHLFSPDLVVPVRRRMPLHVALFTRLNKKRFAGIIVGGGTLVGPSLYNKDFFQELIDLGNPIFMHGTGIQKMPVWNQGWKLFLKRKIFGGVRGPMSVQNMSGFKDDIKIVGDAAFALFNPASTGIKDPESKTVLINLGAHDDFEKIGEARKAFEAFVAQMIQLGANVEFFPCHDIDIELGLQLKQRYPSITMLKVPKNFEEAKAHFQRATFAVGERLHFVVMSVLSGCPFLSINYAKKHEDMLLSVGLSSSGLAPKDLTLEKIRTAFDQRDKIDWASANQKLSHLQSLQKQQMAEFQSAKS, encoded by the coding sequence ATGGGCATTTTTGCGAAGTTCAAGCAATATTACGATGAAGCCTACTGTTTAAATCACTTCCCCTCAAGCCGTGAGTTATTTGCGGCAAAGCGCGTCTACTTCTATTACGGGTTTCTCGGAGATCGCAACTTCGGCGATGAGTTGGTCTTCGATGCAGCCCGTCATCTCTTTAGTCCCGATCTTGTCGTTCCCGTACGTCGCAGAATGCCGCTGCACGTCGCACTCTTTACCCGTCTCAACAAAAAACGATTCGCCGGCATCATCGTTGGCGGTGGCACTCTCGTTGGCCCCAGCCTCTACAACAAAGACTTTTTTCAGGAACTGATCGATCTCGGAAATCCCATCTTCATGCACGGTACCGGCATCCAGAAAATGCCGGTCTGGAATCAAGGCTGGAAGCTGTTCCTCAAGCGAAAAATCTTCGGTGGCGTTCGCGGTCCCATGTCCGTACAAAATATGTCGGGCTTTAAGGACGATATAAAAATCGTAGGTGACGCAGCCTTCGCTCTCTTCAACCCCGCTTCCACCGGAATCAAAGATCCCGAGAGCAAAACCGTTCTAATCAATCTCGGCGCACATGACGACTTTGAAAAAATCGGCGAGGCCAGAAAAGCCTTTGAAGCATTCGTCGCACAAATGATTCAGCTCGGCGCAAACGTAGAATTCTTTCCCTGCCACGACATCGACATCGAACTGGGGCTTCAGCTCAAGCAGCGCTATCCCTCCATTACCATGCTCAAGGTTCCTAAAAACTTCGAAGAGGCCAAGGCCCACTTCCAGCGCGCCACCTTCGCAGTCGGAGAGCGCCTGCACTTCGTGGTGATGTCCGTTCTCTCCGGCTGTCCATTCCTCTCCATCAACTACGCAAAAAAGCATGAAGACATGTTGCTGAGCGTAGGCCTCTCATCTTCAGGACTAGCTCCCAAAGATTTGACCCTCGAAAAAATTCGCACCGCATTCGATCAACGCGACAAAATCGACTGGGCCTCAGCCAACCAAAAACTCAGCCATCTCCAATCCCTGCAAAAGCAACAAATGGCCGAATTCCAATCCGCCAAATCCTAA
- a CDS encoding pyridoxal phosphate-dependent aminotransferase, producing the protein MKFSKRTDWNTQESELAEAHRERLAAGQPISDLTASNPTRCGFVYPADLLTPLADAAALDYDPNPKGSVRAREAVCQYYAEHGVTGLDSRRVLLTTSTSEAYGYLFKLLCDPEDQILVPNPSYPLFDYLADAEVVTLAAAPLVYDHGWQLDIEGLRRAVTARTRAVVLVHPNNPTGHFTKVDEAIRLAEVCREFGLALIVDEVFLDYGFGDPVSNGESRTSFLGRELGILVFVVSGISKIVGLPQMKAAWLVATGPGADEAMERLEVLADTYLSMNAPVQRALPDWLLGRAAMQDQIRERVSGNLAELDRQLARQAEGQILVNRLEVEGGWYAILRIPAVQPDEKTVGELLSLGVWAHPGYFFGMGQAGWLVVSLLGLPENFASGILIFLQYFRDSIR; encoded by the coding sequence ATGAAGTTTTCAAAGCGAACGGATTGGAATACCCAGGAGAGCGAACTTGCCGAGGCTCACCGCGAGAGACTAGCTGCGGGCCAACCGATTTCTGACCTAACTGCTTCCAATCCAACCAGATGCGGCTTTGTCTACCCTGCAGATCTGTTAACGCCTCTGGCCGACGCAGCAGCACTCGACTATGACCCCAACCCAAAGGGGAGCGTGCGAGCCAGGGAGGCTGTTTGTCAGTATTATGCGGAGCATGGCGTTACCGGACTAGATTCGCGACGGGTTTTGCTGACTACCAGTACCAGTGAGGCTTACGGTTACTTATTTAAATTGCTTTGCGATCCTGAAGATCAGATTCTGGTCCCGAACCCAAGTTACCCTTTGTTTGATTACCTTGCCGATGCTGAGGTTGTTACTTTGGCTGCGGCTCCGCTGGTATATGACCATGGCTGGCAGTTGGATATAGAGGGATTGCGACGGGCGGTTACGGCTCGAACGCGAGCGGTTGTGCTTGTTCATCCGAACAATCCGACGGGGCATTTTACGAAGGTGGATGAGGCTATTCGGCTGGCGGAGGTCTGCAGGGAGTTCGGGCTGGCGTTGATTGTCGATGAGGTGTTCCTGGATTACGGTTTTGGCGACCCGGTTTCCAATGGGGAGTCGAGGACAAGTTTTCTGGGAAGGGAACTTGGAATTCTGGTTTTTGTAGTGAGCGGGATAAGCAAGATTGTCGGTTTGCCGCAGATGAAGGCTGCATGGCTGGTGGCGACTGGTCCGGGTGCCGATGAGGCGATGGAGAGGCTGGAGGTGCTGGCGGATACCTATCTCTCAATGAATGCGCCGGTACAGAGGGCTTTGCCAGATTGGCTGCTTGGCCGGGCCGCGATGCAGGACCAGATTCGAGAGCGGGTGTCAGGCAATCTTGCCGAGTTGGATCGGCAACTTGCGCGGCAGGCAGAAGGGCAGATTCTCGTGAACAGATTGGAGGTTGAGGGCGGCTGGTATGCCATTTTGCGGATTCCCGCAGTTCAGCCGGACGAGAAGACGGTGGGAGAACTGCTTAGCCTAGGTGTGTGGGCGCATCCTGGTTATTTTTTTGGTATGGGGCAGGCTGGATGGCTTGTCGTAAGTTTGCTTGGTTTACCAGAGAATTTCGCCAGCGGAATATTAATTTTTTTACAGTACTTTAGGGACTCCATAAGGTAA
- a CDS encoding HAD family hydrolase — MALRAVVFDYGMVLSNPPYLPAREQLKLISGLTEDQLEQHYWTDRHAYDRGDLTGLQFWQNLVTAAELTLTAEQIDDLNRHDATMWTTINPEMLEWRNELIQSGLKTAVLSNMGDSVLESIEQKFAWINDFDVLVWSYQIRMAKPQPEIYEYLLQKLGTLPEETLFLDDKLENIEAAHRLGMLGIQFSTLDRLREDLISAGLDAFLPLP; from the coding sequence TTGGCTCTGCGAGCAGTTGTTTTTGATTATGGAATGGTCCTCAGCAATCCACCTTATCTACCTGCAAGAGAACAACTTAAACTGATAAGCGGCCTCACCGAAGATCAACTCGAACAACACTACTGGACCGACCGCCACGCCTACGATCGCGGCGATTTGACCGGCCTCCAATTCTGGCAAAACCTGGTCACAGCGGCCGAATTGACGCTCACTGCGGAGCAGATCGATGATCTCAATCGGCATGACGCCACGATGTGGACGACGATCAACCCCGAGATGCTTGAGTGGCGTAACGAGCTGATTCAAAGCGGCTTAAAGACGGCAGTTCTATCGAATATGGGCGATTCCGTGCTGGAAAGCATTGAACAGAAGTTCGCGTGGATCAATGATTTTGATGTCCTGGTTTGGAGTTATCAGATTCGGATGGCCAAGCCTCAGCCGGAGATTTATGAGTATCTGCTTCAAAAGCTGGGGACTTTGCCGGAAGAGACGCTTTTTCTGGATGACAAGCTGGAAAATATCGAGGCAGCTCATCGGCTGGGAATGCTTGGAATCCAATTTTCTACGTTGGATCGGTTGCGGGAGGATTTGATTTCTGCCGGTTTGGATGCCTTTTTGCCTTTGCCTTAG
- a CDS encoding TRADD-N-associated membrane domain-containing protein translates to MSTTDEILSGLVNAWLKGRFLLRVAMLFGVLCVIAGAVITQMADKSSHHTFLFLSPFLSQVLAFSAIGIGAAILAAIFGLHRSVEEAKGNLKIEVAEERLRANPEEPQLAWDVAREKLERYLNRNLSQVRSIFLLTVFVMLVGFALIAIGAYQAFHDQAHFSASVLSAVSGVVVSFIGGTFLVLYKATMEQASNYVTILERINAVGMSVQILKSLEEDPELRRQSTAEVAKQLLRMYSGDFSNVGRSQKSKAARVG, encoded by the coding sequence ATGTCGACTACCGACGAGATTCTCAGTGGGCTGGTGAACGCGTGGCTTAAGGGCCGGTTTCTACTCCGGGTCGCGATGTTGTTTGGAGTATTGTGCGTGATTGCCGGGGCGGTCATTACGCAGATGGCGGACAAAAGCTCCCACCATACTTTCCTGTTTTTGAGCCCGTTTCTATCGCAGGTGCTTGCCTTCTCGGCTATCGGGATTGGGGCTGCTATCCTCGCCGCTATTTTCGGCCTTCATCGGTCGGTCGAAGAGGCAAAAGGCAACTTGAAGATCGAGGTCGCGGAGGAAAGACTTCGTGCGAATCCAGAGGAGCCGCAACTGGCCTGGGATGTAGCCCGCGAGAAGCTGGAGCGCTATCTCAATCGGAATCTCTCCCAGGTCAGATCGATATTCCTGCTTACGGTGTTTGTGATGCTGGTGGGATTTGCTCTGATTGCGATTGGCGCTTACCAGGCATTTCACGATCAGGCCCATTTTTCTGCATCGGTGTTGAGTGCTGTTTCCGGAGTTGTCGTCAGTTTCATCGGCGGGACGTTTCTTGTTCTGTATAAGGCGACGATGGAGCAGGCCAGCAACTATGTCACGATTCTGGAGCGCATCAATGCTGTCGGCATGAGTGTGCAGATTTTGAAGTCGCTCGAAGAAGATCCAGAGTTGAGGCGGCAGTCCACGGCTGAGGTGGCGAAGCAACTGCTGCGCATGTACTCCGGGGATTTTTCGAATGTTGGGCGTTCGCAAAAATCCAAGGCTGCTCGTGTTGGTTAA
- a CDS encoding sensor histidine kinase, with protein sequence MQSIRITPKIRLILIWLGYAAVPLLLTLLLNFFRANSTTCGILYLTLVVWIATQVGPRLSLFVALISAILFDYYFLFPYKSFTISGLQDWLAMIAYFASCIVVSRVAERARRQTQQAEQRRADVEQLYTLSQEMMLHDDAQGLVRDIPLLIERIFSLDAVLLYVRAPGLSEPAGHAEQDQLYSSLPNTPADMRLVLRRLPGSWEVPPELPNDYVPINLVFGMKSVGALALKPSTLSHEVSTSVAAQVAIALTRATAVEASTRLEAVRSSERLRNALIDSLTHELRTPLTAIRAAATTLLDEDGVAAENLTPEVRTELATIIDEESFRLDTLIGDAIEMAEIDSNSIRVELVPLHTRTTLEQAAEASRTQLAAHYVAIAVEGPDKPVWFDPRLIGRVLRHLLENAARYTPAGTRITLRSRRVADKVEFLVEDEGPGIDAYDLPLIFEKFYRGQRGISAAKGSGMGLAITRAILAAHGGSIDVQSTPGKGTTFRLQIPAIEKAPLARPF encoded by the coding sequence ATGCAATCCATACGCATCACACCAAAAATTCGTCTAATTCTGATATGGCTGGGCTACGCTGCCGTACCGCTGTTGCTGACGCTCCTCCTGAACTTTTTCCGGGCGAATAGCACCACCTGCGGCATCCTCTATCTCACGCTGGTTGTCTGGATCGCCACCCAGGTCGGCCCCAGGCTTTCTCTTTTTGTCGCGCTTATCTCTGCTATCCTCTTCGATTACTACTTCCTCTTTCCCTATAAATCTTTTACGATCTCAGGCCTTCAGGACTGGCTGGCAATGATTGCATACTTCGCCTCCTGCATCGTCGTCAGCCGTGTTGCCGAGCGCGCCCGCCGTCAAACCCAGCAGGCCGAGCAACGCCGCGCGGATGTCGAGCAACTCTACACTCTCAGTCAGGAGATGATGCTCCACGACGACGCTCAGGGCCTCGTCCGCGACATTCCACTTCTCATCGAACGCATCTTCTCTCTCGACGCCGTTCTCCTCTACGTCCGCGCTCCCGGCCTGTCCGAGCCGGCAGGCCATGCAGAGCAGGATCAGCTCTACTCATCTCTTCCCAATACTCCTGCGGATATGCGCCTTGTCCTCCGCCGGCTTCCAGGCTCCTGGGAAGTTCCTCCCGAGCTACCCAACGACTACGTGCCCATCAACCTGGTCTTCGGTATGAAAAGCGTCGGAGCTCTAGCCTTGAAACCCTCCACGCTCTCTCATGAAGTCTCTACCTCCGTCGCCGCTCAGGTGGCCATCGCGCTCACCCGCGCAACCGCAGTCGAGGCTTCGACTCGCCTCGAAGCAGTCCGCTCCTCCGAGCGTCTCCGCAACGCACTCATCGACTCTCTCACCCACGAACTGCGTACCCCGCTCACCGCCATCCGTGCCGCCGCCACTACTCTGCTGGACGAAGATGGAGTAGCTGCCGAAAACCTCACCCCCGAGGTTCGTACCGAACTCGCCACCATCATTGATGAAGAGAGCTTCCGTCTCGACACGCTCATCGGGGACGCCATCGAGATGGCAGAGATTGACTCCAACAGCATCCGCGTTGAACTCGTGCCCCTCCACACCCGCACCACGCTTGAACAAGCCGCAGAGGCATCCCGTACCCAACTCGCTGCTCACTATGTTGCCATCGCAGTGGAAGGGCCGGACAAGCCCGTCTGGTTCGATCCTCGACTCATCGGCCGCGTCCTGCGCCATCTTTTAGAAAACGCCGCTCGCTATACTCCAGCCGGTACACGCATCACCCTGCGAAGCCGCCGTGTAGCGGACAAAGTCGAGTTCCTCGTCGAAGACGAAGGTCCCGGCATCGACGCTTACGACCTGCCACTAATCTTCGAAAAGTTCTATCGCGGACAACGCGGAATAAGCGCTGCCAAAGGCTCCGGCATGGGACTAGCCATCACCCGCGCCATCCTCGCAGCCCACGGCGGCTCAATCGATGTACAAAGCACCCCAGGCAAAGGCACCACATTCCGCCTCCAAATCCCCGCCATAGAAAAAGCCCCACTAGCCCGCCCTTTCTAA
- a CDS encoding response regulator transcription factor, producing the protein MSGRILVIDDESQITRVLRTALMAQGYNVRTANDPEEGLQVYREWAPDLVITDLMMPGMTGVEVCRAIRARGSTPVLVLSVRDHERSKVEALDAGADDYVTKPFNIQELLARVRAHLRRAPERVEHTIEAGDFVLDGPAHSITVQGRAIHLTPKEFDLLLHLARNAGKVMTHRALLTSVWGAQSAHQPEYLRVFVGQLRKKLEAETGKQYIQTEPWVGYRFVAEGWTGEDA; encoded by the coding sequence ATGTCGGGACGAATTTTAGTAATCGACGACGAGTCGCAGATTACGAGGGTACTGAGAACAGCGCTTATGGCGCAGGGATATAACGTACGGACGGCGAATGATCCTGAAGAGGGATTGCAGGTGTATCGGGAATGGGCTCCGGACCTGGTGATTACCGATCTGATGATGCCGGGGATGACAGGGGTGGAAGTTTGCCGGGCTATTCGCGCACGAGGATCGACACCGGTGCTGGTGTTATCGGTGCGGGATCATGAGCGGTCCAAGGTGGAGGCTTTGGATGCGGGTGCGGATGACTATGTTACGAAGCCGTTCAACATTCAGGAACTGCTGGCGCGGGTACGGGCGCATCTACGGCGTGCTCCGGAACGAGTAGAGCACACGATCGAGGCTGGGGACTTTGTGCTGGATGGGCCTGCGCATTCGATTACAGTGCAGGGACGCGCAATTCACCTGACGCCGAAGGAGTTTGATTTGCTGTTGCACCTGGCGCGGAATGCGGGCAAGGTAATGACGCATCGGGCGCTGCTGACCTCGGTATGGGGTGCGCAGTCGGCGCATCAGCCGGAGTATCTGCGGGTGTTTGTGGGGCAGTTGCGGAAGAAGCTGGAGGCGGAGACTGGAAAGCAATATATCCAGACGGAGCCGTGGGTTGGGTATCGGTTTGTGGCGGAAGGATGGACGGGCGAGGACGCCTAA
- the kdpF gene encoding K(+)-transporting ATPase subunit F produces the protein MGLVTIVALVLAVLLMVYLTATLLFPEKF, from the coding sequence ATGGGCTTGGTGACAATCGTGGCATTGGTGCTGGCGGTGTTGCTCATGGTGTATCTCACTGCGACGCTGTTATTCCCGGAGAAATTTTAA
- the kdpA gene encoding potassium-transporting ATPase subunit KdpA: protein MTGNGWLQFLLFAGILLALVKPVGIYLARVLEGEKTWLDPLLRPIERVLYKLAGVDAEHEMNWREYAFAVLGFSAVSLLLTYALERLQGWAPLAATWMNPQKLPGVEQALAWNTAASFTTNTNWQSYVPEVTMSYLTQMGTLAYHNFTSAAVGIAIAVALVRGIKRTASPTIGNFWVDATRSILYVLLPACAIFALVLVWQGVPQNLHAYTQATTIEGATQTIAQGPVASQEAIKMLGTNGGGFFNANSAHPFENPTPFTNLLEMLAIFLIPGAMTVMLGRMTGSSGHGWAVLATMFVLFAVGFTTVYWAESQTHPMIHNAVQTASSTAPGGNMEGKEVRFGISQSSLFATVTTDASCGAVNSTHDSYTALGGMVILTNIMLGEVIFGGVGAGLYGMLIFVILAVFIAGLMVGRTPEYLGKKIEAFDVKMSMLYVLIFPLIILVLTAVFVVLPKVGLSSLNNSGPHGLTEMLYAFTSATGNNGSAFAGLNANTWWLNVALGGAMMAGRFLMIVPVLALAGNLALKKSVPPSPGTFPVNTSLFTVLLTGVILILGALTFFPVLSLGPILEHLMLRSGTLF, encoded by the coding sequence ATGACAGGCAATGGATGGTTGCAATTTTTGTTATTCGCGGGGATCTTACTGGCGTTGGTCAAGCCGGTAGGAATCTATCTGGCACGAGTGCTGGAGGGCGAGAAGACGTGGCTTGATCCTCTCTTACGCCCTATAGAACGTGTTCTATATAAATTGGCTGGTGTGGATGCCGAGCACGAGATGAATTGGCGCGAATATGCGTTTGCAGTGCTGGGCTTTTCTGCGGTTAGTTTACTGCTGACGTATGCGTTGGAGCGGTTGCAGGGCTGGGCTCCGCTGGCAGCTACGTGGATGAATCCGCAGAAGCTGCCTGGAGTTGAGCAGGCACTCGCATGGAATACGGCTGCATCGTTCACGACGAATACGAACTGGCAGTCTTATGTGCCGGAAGTGACGATGAGCTATCTGACGCAGATGGGCACATTGGCTTATCACAACTTCACGAGCGCGGCGGTTGGTATCGCTATCGCTGTGGCGTTGGTGCGTGGGATCAAGCGTACGGCTTCGCCTACGATTGGAAACTTCTGGGTGGATGCGACGCGGAGCATTTTGTATGTGCTGCTGCCGGCTTGCGCGATCTTTGCGCTGGTGCTGGTATGGCAGGGCGTACCGCAGAATCTGCATGCTTATACGCAGGCTACGACGATCGAAGGCGCTACGCAGACAATCGCACAGGGGCCTGTGGCTTCGCAGGAAGCTATCAAGATGCTGGGCACGAACGGCGGCGGTTTTTTCAATGCCAACAGTGCGCATCCATTTGAAAATCCTACCCCGTTCACAAACCTGTTGGAGATGCTGGCAATCTTTTTGATTCCCGGCGCGATGACGGTGATGCTGGGCAGAATGACTGGTTCGTCGGGGCATGGATGGGCTGTGCTGGCGACGATGTTCGTGTTGTTTGCTGTGGGGTTCACGACGGTCTACTGGGCTGAGTCGCAGACGCATCCGATGATTCATAACGCGGTGCAGACGGCTAGTTCGACAGCTCCGGGCGGCAATATGGAAGGCAAGGAGGTGCGGTTTGGAATATCGCAGAGTTCCCTCTTTGCCACGGTTACTACGGATGCGAGTTGCGGTGCGGTGAACTCGACGCATGACTCCTACACTGCGCTGGGCGGAATGGTGATATTGACCAACATCATGCTCGGTGAAGTGATCTTTGGAGGCGTGGGCGCTGGGCTTTATGGAATGCTGATCTTCGTGATCCTGGCGGTATTTATCGCGGGGCTGATGGTGGGACGCACTCCGGAGTATCTGGGCAAAAAGATCGAGGCGTTCGACGTGAAGATGTCGATGCTTTATGTACTGATCTTTCCGTTGATCATCCTTGTACTGACAGCAGTGTTTGTGGTGTTGCCCAAGGTTGGACTCAGCAGCCTGAATAACTCGGGACCGCATGGGCTTACGGAGATGCTGTATGCATTTACGTCGGCTACGGGAAACAACGGCTCTGCTTTCGCGGGATTGAATGCAAATACCTGGTGGCTGAATGTGGCACTGGGTGGCGCAATGATGGCGGGGCGATTCCTGATGATCGTGCCGGTACTGGCGCTTGCTGGAAATCTTGCTCTCAAGAAGAGCGTGCCACCATCGCCTGGAACATTCCCTGTCAATACCAGCTTGTTCACGGTGTTGCTGACGGGCGTGATTCTGATCCTGGGAGCACTCACGTTCTTCCCAGTGTTGAGTCTTGGGCCGATATTGGAGCACTTGATGCTGCGATCCGGAACTCTTTTCTGA
- the kdpB gene encoding potassium-transporting ATPase subunit KdpB, with amino-acid sequence MADKKSLWSGDILRQAAVGAVRKLDPRLMVKNPVMFVVEVGSVLTTVLLIADIANHRTGLGFNLQITLWLWFTVLFANFAEAMAEGRGKAQADTLRKAKGETIARRYAADGKTLEEITSSLLRSGDVIFAEAGQFIAGDGEVIEGVASVDESAITGESAPVIREAGGDRSAVTGGTRVLSDYLKVRITSNPGETFLDRMIALVEGATRQKTPNEIALSILLSGLTIVFLLAVVTLQPFAMYSHAPQTVFVLVSLLVCLIPTTIGGLLSAIGIAGMDRLVQYNVLAMSGRAVEAAGDVSTLLLDKTGTITLGNRQATEFYPAPDISHARLADAAQLSSLSDETPEGRSIVVLAKEKYNLRGRDLSSIQAEFVPFTAQTRMSGVDLPGSIIRKGSVDAIARFLEEQGSSLPRKVREQVEEIARAGGTPLVVAENSTALGVIYLKDIVKGGLKERLARLRAMGIRTIMITGDNPLTAAVIAREAGVDDFLAEAKPKDKMDLIKAEQAKGKLVAMTGDGTNDAPALAQADVGVAMNSGTQAAKEAGNMVDLDSNPTKLIEIVEIGKQLLMTRGALTTFSISNDVAKYFAIIPAMFAGVFPVLNALNVMHLATPQSAILSAVIFNALIIIALIPLALKGVAYKPKAAAVLLRQNLLIYGLGGVIVPFIGIKMIDLVLVALHLA; translated from the coding sequence ATGGCGGATAAAAAGAGTCTTTGGAGTGGAGATATTTTGCGGCAGGCTGCGGTAGGAGCTGTACGCAAACTGGATCCGCGACTGATGGTAAAGAACCCGGTGATGTTTGTGGTCGAGGTGGGCAGCGTACTGACAACAGTGCTTCTGATCGCCGACATCGCGAACCATCGGACCGGCTTGGGATTCAATTTGCAAATCACGCTGTGGCTTTGGTTCACGGTGTTATTTGCGAATTTTGCCGAGGCAATGGCCGAAGGGCGCGGCAAGGCCCAGGCCGATACTCTGCGCAAGGCAAAGGGCGAAACAATCGCACGGCGCTATGCGGCGGATGGCAAGACCCTGGAAGAAATCACGAGCAGCCTGCTGCGTTCAGGCGATGTGATTTTTGCAGAGGCAGGACAGTTTATTGCCGGAGACGGCGAGGTAATTGAAGGCGTTGCTTCGGTGGATGAGTCGGCAATTACAGGCGAATCCGCACCCGTGATTCGCGAAGCCGGTGGAGATCGCTCAGCGGTTACGGGCGGTACGCGTGTGCTTTCGGATTACCTCAAGGTGAGGATTACCTCGAACCCCGGCGAGACATTTCTGGATCGGATGATTGCGCTGGTAGAGGGCGCGACACGTCAGAAGACTCCGAATGAGATTGCGTTGAGCATTCTCTTATCAGGGTTGACGATTGTCTTCCTGCTGGCGGTGGTTACGCTGCAACCGTTTGCGATGTATTCTCACGCGCCGCAGACAGTATTCGTGCTGGTTTCACTGCTCGTTTGCCTTATCCCTACGACGATCGGCGGATTGCTTTCGGCGATCGGTATCGCGGGTATGGATCGGCTTGTGCAGTACAACGTATTGGCGATGAGCGGACGCGCTGTTGAGGCTGCGGGCGATGTCAGCACGTTGCTGCTTGATAAGACGGGCACGATCACTTTGGGCAACAGGCAGGCAACCGAGTTTTATCCCGCGCCGGATATCAGCCATGCGCGGCTTGCGGATGCGGCGCAGTTATCTTCCCTTTCGGATGAGACGCCAGAGGGACGGTCTATCGTGGTGCTCGCGAAGGAAAAATACAACCTGCGAGGACGCGATTTATCCAGCATTCAAGCAGAGTTTGTGCCATTCACAGCGCAGACGCGGATGTCGGGAGTCGATCTTCCTGGATCCATTATTCGCAAAGGTTCCGTGGATGCGATTGCTCGCTTTCTCGAAGAGCAAGGAAGCAGTTTGCCGCGCAAGGTACGTGAGCAGGTAGAGGAAATTGCACGCGCCGGCGGTACTCCGCTGGTGGTTGCTGAGAACTCTACAGCGCTGGGCGTTATCTATCTCAAGGACATCGTCAAGGGTGGCTTGAAGGAGCGGCTGGCGAGGCTGCGCGCGATGGGCATTCGCACCATCATGATTACGGGCGATAATCCGTTGACCGCCGCAGTGATTGCGCGTGAGGCGGGTGTCGACGACTTTCTTGCGGAAGCCAAGCCGAAAGACAAGATGGACTTGATCAAGGCTGAGCAGGCCAAGGGCAAGCTGGTGGCGATGACCGGCGATGGCACAAACGATGCTCCGGCGTTGGCGCAGGCCGATGTGGGTGTGGCGATGAATTCGGGAACCCAGGCAGCGAAAGAGGCCGGGAACATGGTGGATCTCGATTCAAATCCAACGAAGCTGATTGAGATTGTGGAGATCGGCAAGCAGTTGCTGATGACGCGTGGAGCGCTGACCACGTTCTCGATTTCAAATGATGTGGCGAAATATTTCGCGATTATCCCGGCGATGTTCGCAGGCGTGTTCCCGGTGTTGAATGCGCTGAATGTCATGCATCTGGCAACGCCGCAGTCGGCGATCCTGTCGGCGGTGATTTTCAATGCGTTGATCATCATTGCCCTGATTCCTCTGGCGCTCAAGGGCGTTGCTTACAAGCCAAAGGCAGCGGCCGTGTTGTTGCGGCAGAACCTGCTGATCTATGGTCTGGGCGGGGTGATTGTACCGTTCATTGGAATCAAAATGATTGATCTGGTGCTGGTGGCACTGCATCTAGCTTAG
- the kdpC gene encoding potassium-transporting ATPase subunit KdpC: protein MHSVWSTSIRFTLLTTVALGLAYPLAITGIAGTLFPHQAAGSLILKDGKVIGSSLLSQSFTSDKYFHPRPSAAGNGYDATNSGGSNLAQSNTKLVQRLQGDIDALAAKNAGKPVPIDLVTTSGSGLDPDITPDAAYYQVSRVATARKLGEDVVSKLVAAHVTPRTLGLLGEPRVNVLQLNLDLDQLTQ from the coding sequence ATGCATTCGGTCTGGTCTACTTCAATTCGATTTACTTTGTTGACTACCGTGGCGTTGGGGCTGGCTTATCCACTGGCGATTACTGGGATTGCGGGAACGCTGTTTCCGCACCAGGCTGCTGGAAGTTTGATTCTCAAGGACGGCAAGGTAATTGGCTCTTCCCTGTTGTCGCAGAGCTTTACGAGCGACAAGTATTTTCATCCGCGCCCTTCGGCTGCGGGCAATGGCTATGATGCAACGAACTCGGGCGGATCCAATCTGGCGCAGTCGAATACGAAGCTGGTGCAGAGGTTGCAGGGAGATATCGACGCGCTGGCGGCCAAGAATGCCGGGAAGCCTGTGCCGATTGATCTGGTGACCACTTCTGGATCTGGGCTGGATCCGGATATCACTCCAGATGCGGCGTACTACCAGGTATCGCGTGTGGCGACTGCCAGGAAGCTTGGCGAGGATGTCGTCAGCAAACTGGTGGCCGCGCATGTAACGCCACGAACTCTGGGATTGCTGGGTGAGCCTCGGGTGAATGTGTTGCAGTTGAATCTGGATCTCGATCAATTAACTCAGTAG